Proteins co-encoded in one Procambarus clarkii isolate CNS0578487 unplaced genomic scaffold, FALCON_Pclarkii_2.0 HiC_scaffold_102, whole genome shotgun sequence genomic window:
- the LOC138360224 gene encoding germ cell nuclear acidic protein-like: protein MDDAVGVEEDDAGGGGRGRTPWRVEEGRRRGGRRRGVEEGDAVGVEEGDAEGVEEDDASGLQESDAAGVEEDDASGLQESDAAGVEEDDALDCKRATPRGWKRTTLWAARERRRGGGRGRRLWTQESDAVGVEEDDVRGGVEEGDAEGGGRGRRSGLQRATPRVWKRTRLWTARERRRGVEEERRLWTARERRRGGGRGRRRGGGRGRRRGGGRGRRRGAGRGRRRRGWKKSLHNPRRP, encoded by the exons atggacgacgccgtgggggtggaagaggacgacgccggtgggggtggaagaggacggacGCCGTGGAGGGTGGAAGAAGGACGACGCCGTGGAg gacgtcgccgtggggtggaagagggcgacgccgtgggggtggaagagggcgacgccgagggggtggaagaagACGACGCCTCTGGATTGCAAGAgagcgacgccgcgggggtggaagaggacgacgcctctggactgcaagagagcgacgccgcgggggtggaagaggacgacgctctGGATTGCAAGAgagcgacgccgcgggggtggaagaggacgaccctCTGGGCTGCAAGAGagcgacgccgagggggtggaagaggacgacgcctctGGACGCAAGAGAGCGACGCCGTGGGGGTTGAAGAGGACGACGTCCGTGGGGGGGTGGAAGAGGGCGACGCCgaggggggtggaagaggacgacgctctGGATTGCAGAGAGCGACGCCGCGGGTGTGGAAGAGGACACGCCTCTGGACTGCAAGAGAGCGACGCCGCGGGGTGGAAGAGGAACGACGCCTCTGGACTGCAAGAgagcgacgccgcgggggtggaagaggacgacgccgcgggggtggaagaggacgacgccgcgggggtggaagaggacgacgccgtggggctggaagaggacgacgccgccgTGGATGGAAGAAGTCACTTCACAACCCTCGAAGACCGTAA